The proteins below are encoded in one region of Thermococcus peptonophilus:
- the cca gene encoding CCA tRNA nucleotidyltransferase: MKLEAVISEVLQKIVPTEDERAFVRELMGELEEIAREKAEELGIDVKPYFVGSLAKDTYLAGDHDVDLFLAFPLDTPLEEVREKGLELGKEIGKTLGEYEIAYAEHPYVRAKYRGVKVDLVPCYDVRDWKDVRTAVDRSILHTKWVNENINGKNNEVRLLKRFLKGIAAYGSEIYVRGFSGYLSEILVIKYGSFAEVLEKADFILRQKVIDPAGWLKREPEIAMKTVKREVEEDKPLVVIDPVDPRRNVAANLSWEKYGRFYFKADEFLRRPSLEFFFPTGKTGGDYLAELRRKGTHLITLLFDVPEMVDDLLFPQLERSARGFEKALSREGFGVFGWNAGRYGAEKAFIMLEIDRIDRPRVKIHPGPEFFTERGRDFYRKNERVWLVGKRLYAEKRVKENIIDVIRELLEKNQVALGKNLRETIRAAEMLVDYVPRSLENEAYLFLSREKDGLKQ; this comes from the coding sequence ATGAAGCTTGAAGCGGTCATTTCCGAAGTTCTCCAGAAAATCGTGCCAACCGAAGATGAAAGGGCCTTCGTTAGGGAGCTGATGGGTGAACTTGAGGAGATAGCGAGAGAAAAGGCAGAAGAGCTGGGCATTGATGTTAAGCCCTACTTCGTCGGCTCCCTCGCCAAGGATACCTACCTAGCCGGAGACCACGACGTTGATCTCTTTCTCGCCTTCCCGCTCGACACACCTCTTGAAGAAGTGAGGGAAAAGGGACTGGAGCTTGGGAAGGAAATAGGGAAAACACTTGGAGAATACGAAATAGCCTACGCGGAGCATCCATACGTGAGGGCTAAATACAGGGGCGTTAAAGTCGATTTAGTTCCCTGCTACGACGTGAGGGACTGGAAAGATGTGAGAACCGCCGTTGACCGCTCAATTCTCCACACAAAGTGGGTGAACGAGAACATCAACGGAAAGAACAACGAGGTTAGACTGCTCAAACGCTTCCTTAAAGGAATAGCCGCCTACGGGAGCGAGATATACGTCCGAGGTTTTTCGGGATACCTCTCGGAGATACTCGTGATAAAGTACGGCTCTTTTGCTGAAGTCCTCGAAAAGGCCGACTTCATACTGAGGCAGAAGGTTATCGACCCTGCAGGCTGGCTGAAAAGGGAACCCGAAATAGCGATGAAAACAGTAAAGAGGGAAGTTGAAGAGGACAAGCCTCTCGTTGTCATAGACCCCGTTGACCCCAGAAGGAACGTGGCCGCTAACCTGAGCTGGGAGAAGTACGGAAGGTTCTATTTCAAGGCGGACGAGTTTCTGCGGAGGCCATCGCTTGAGTTCTTCTTCCCTACGGGGAAAACTGGAGGGGACTATCTGGCGGAGCTGAGGAGAAAGGGGACTCACCTAATAACGCTTCTCTTTGACGTTCCGGAAATGGTGGACGACCTGCTCTTCCCACAGCTTGAGAGAAGCGCGAGGGGGTTTGAGAAAGCCCTGTCGAGGGAGGGCTTTGGAGTATTCGGGTGGAACGCTGGACGGTATGGCGCTGAAAAGGCATTCATAATGCTCGAAATCGATAGGATTGATAGGCCAAGGGTAAAAATCCATCCCGGGCCGGAGTTCTTCACAGAACGAGGACGGGACTTCTACAGGAAGAACGAGAGGGTTTGGCTCGTTGGCAAGAGGCTCTACGCGGAGAAGAGGGTAAAAGAAAATATCATTGACGTCATTAGGGAACTGCTTGAGAAGAACCAGGTAGCCCTCGGGAAGAACCTGAGGGAGACAATAAGGGCAGCAGAGATGCTCGTGGACTACGTACCGAGGTCTTTAGAGAACGAGGCTTACCTCTTCCTGAGCAGAGAGAAGGACGGCCTTAAACAGTAA
- a CDS encoding phosphoheptose isomerase family protein → MRREIRELLGEELANYLELLRAKLAFAEEMYGVKMNYLPLITEGEVVVLDKNDGEVKWLKDKSPLTIEDFRRLLPKIKENLESGFVEMLLAMNMSCINGPGE, encoded by the coding sequence ATGAGAAGGGAGATAAGGGAGCTTCTCGGAGAAGAACTCGCTAACTACCTTGAACTGTTGAGGGCAAAGCTCGCCTTCGCCGAAGAGATGTACGGTGTCAAGATGAACTACCTCCCTCTAATCACTGAGGGAGAAGTTGTTGTCCTCGATAAAAACGACGGGGAGGTAAAGTGGCTCAAGGACAAGAGTCCTCTCACAATAGAGGACTTCCGCAGGCTGCTCCCGAAGATAAAGGAGAACCTTGAAAGCGGCTTCGTCGAGATGCTCCTGGCTATGAATATGAGCTGCATCAACGGGCCCGGGGAGTAG
- a CDS encoding radical SAM/SPASM domain-containing protein, which produces MVGLIPIDVCLFFNLRGGIVMSIETLEKVYPVPRERLIMRRDSYGVVAMVYPFGGTLRILHPSEAVIIALCDGTRTIGDIIDIVSRIFNIDRTRSRNYVEHIFNTYNEYFQFSNLPLESTVSYDPMDFVYSPKSFKNFRHYLESPLGITYVCTKVCHLRCKYCYANSVHISDSMNSSIDSPLSLEILEKIVRDFKENGIKFALFSGGEPLLLKDIHKRVELFTRNDIRVFISTKYPVSRKKSEQLKKAGIKEIQVSLDSFIPDIEDELVGVPGMFYKLIRSIENLIEAGIEVWVNTVLTSKNIYEFPKFVRFLNKLGVKRVTPSLYTVPIGWASRYASELLPSSEQLSWLSRELKQINPTREESINVDYFTQSNGISLDKQVQTMSSFQRQLCGGGRVGLVMLPDGRVTVCERLANLDWLIVGDLKKESVRDVWESERVRWFRNLPRELYRGTPCYSCQYFETICQPRGICLLSSYALNGRFFGPDSMCPFVRRGRKNESKG; this is translated from the coding sequence GTGGTGGGGTTAATCCCTATTGACGTTTGTTTATTTTTTAACTTAAGAGGGGGTATTGTGATGAGTATAGAAACTTTGGAAAAAGTCTACCCGGTTCCTCGTGAGAGACTCATTATGAGAAGGGATAGCTATGGCGTCGTAGCCATGGTGTATCCATTTGGGGGCACCCTTAGAATATTGCACCCCTCTGAAGCTGTGATAATCGCGCTGTGCGATGGCACAAGAACGATTGGGGACATCATTGATATCGTTTCGAGGATATTTAATATTGACCGCACACGCTCAAGGAACTACGTGGAGCATATATTTAACACGTATAACGAGTATTTCCAATTCTCGAACTTGCCTCTGGAAAGTACTGTCAGTTATGACCCAATGGACTTTGTATATTCGCCGAAAAGCTTTAAAAACTTCAGGCATTACTTGGAAAGTCCTCTTGGAATTACCTATGTATGTACTAAAGTGTGCCATCTGAGGTGTAAATACTGCTACGCAAATTCTGTACACATCTCAGACAGTATGAATAGTTCAATTGATAGTCCTCTATCTTTAGAAATCCTTGAGAAAATAGTTAGGGATTTCAAGGAGAATGGGATTAAATTTGCCCTGTTCTCTGGCGGTGAGCCTTTGTTGTTAAAGGATATTCATAAGAGAGTAGAACTGTTTACGAGAAATGATATTCGCGTTTTTATCTCAACTAAATACCCTGTAAGCAGGAAAAAGAGTGAACAGCTCAAGAAAGCGGGGATAAAGGAGATACAAGTTAGCTTGGACTCGTTTATTCCGGATATTGAAGATGAATTAGTCGGTGTGCCTGGGATGTTTTATAAACTAATTAGATCCATAGAGAACCTAATTGAAGCGGGAATAGAGGTATGGGTCAACACGGTGTTGACATCAAAGAATATTTACGAGTTCCCAAAATTTGTCAGGTTTCTGAATAAACTGGGAGTCAAACGGGTTACTCCCTCATTATACACGGTTCCTATAGGGTGGGCTTCCAGATATGCTTCGGAGTTGTTGCCCTCCTCAGAGCAGCTGTCCTGGCTATCCCGTGAGCTTAAACAAATTAATCCCACTCGAGAGGAGTCCATAAACGTAGATTATTTTACTCAGTCTAATGGTATCTCTCTTGATAAGCAGGTTCAGACTATGAGTTCATTCCAGAGGCAGCTCTGTGGTGGGGGACGGGTGGGGCTGGTAATGTTGCCCGACGGTAGAGTGACTGTGTGTGAGAGGTTAGCCAATTTGGACTGGCTGATTGTGGGAGATTTAAAAAAAGAAAGTGTGCGTGATGTCTGGGAGTCAGAGAGAGTAAGGTGGTTTAGGAACCTGCCTCGGGAACTATATCGGGGCACTCCCTGCTATTCATGCCAGTATTTTGAAACAATATGCCAGCCTCGGGGGATATGCCTGTTGTCAAGTTATGCCTTAAATGGCAGATTTTTTGGTCCGGATTCAATGTGTCCATTTGTCCGGAGGGGGAGGAAGAATGAAAGTAAAGGTTGA
- the thpR gene encoding RNA 2',3'-cyclic phosphodiesterase, with product MRAFIAIEVSDEVRDNLLKARGRIGNKAAKIKFVERENFHVTLKFLGEIDETTAEEVKRALAEIAKRHKKHRVRVKGIGVFPNPNYVRVIWAGIENDEGIRAIAEDVEKAMRRLGFKKEKDFVAHITIGRVKFVRDKLELAMALKDLANEDFGEFEVEAIELKKSTLTPKGPIYETVARFELKEPEERG from the coding sequence ATGAGGGCGTTCATAGCGATAGAAGTCAGCGACGAGGTTAGGGACAACCTGCTCAAGGCCCGGGGGAGGATAGGGAACAAAGCGGCAAAGATAAAGTTCGTCGAGAGGGAGAACTTCCATGTGACGCTCAAGTTCCTTGGAGAGATAGATGAGACTACCGCCGAGGAAGTTAAGAGGGCACTGGCGGAGATAGCAAAGAGGCACAAGAAGCACCGCGTTAGGGTGAAAGGTATAGGAGTCTTCCCGAACCCGAACTACGTTAGGGTCATCTGGGCGGGGATAGAGAACGACGAGGGGATAAGGGCGATAGCTGAAGATGTAGAGAAGGCCATGAGAAGGCTCGGCTTCAAGAAGGAGAAGGACTTCGTCGCTCATATCACCATTGGCAGGGTCAAGTTCGTCAGGGACAAGCTCGAGCTTGCCATGGCCCTGAAAGACCTCGCCAACGAGGACTTTGGAGAATTCGAGGTCGAGGCAATAGAGCTGAAGAAGAGCACGCTAACGCCGAAGGGCCCAATATACGAGACAGTCGCGAGGTTTGAGCTCAAAGAGCCGGAGGAAAGGGGATGA
- a CDS encoding phosphoribosyltransferase has translation MDKVYLTWWQVDRAIFALADELRKNFMPDVIVGVARGGLIPAVRLSHILGDLEVKVIDVKFYKDIDERMEKPVINIPLHGSLEGKKVVIVDDVSDTGKTLEVVIEEVKKAGASEVKVACLSMKPWTKVVPDFYVFRTDKWIVFPWEEFPVVVRE, from the coding sequence ATGGACAAGGTTTACCTCACCTGGTGGCAGGTTGACAGGGCAATATTCGCTCTGGCGGACGAGCTGAGGAAGAACTTCATGCCGGATGTGATCGTTGGAGTCGCGAGGGGCGGGCTTATCCCGGCTGTGAGGCTCAGCCATATCCTCGGCGACCTCGAAGTGAAGGTCATAGACGTCAAGTTCTACAAGGACATAGATGAGAGAATGGAGAAGCCGGTCATAAACATCCCACTCCACGGCTCGCTTGAAGGAAAGAAGGTCGTTATTGTGGACGACGTCAGCGACACCGGAAAGACCCTCGAAGTTGTCATCGAGGAAGTGAAGAAAGCTGGGGCAAGCGAGGTTAAGGTCGCCTGCCTCAGCATGAAGCCCTGGACGAAGGTAGTTCCGGACTTCTACGTCTTCAGGACGGACAAGTGGATCGTCTTCCCCTGGGAGGAGTTTCCCGTTGTTGTGAGGGAGTGA
- a CDS encoding ABC transporter permease has translation MMNLRILPLVWRELKVNTTTHFVVGKIIVPTAYLLLFSLGFSYAFNGFYLNGEHVPYTSFFLPGLIALQVFLNYSYALSMVRWDRITNLITIIKIAGVGMGEYLLSKVFSTVLYSMLQGVYLILLGAVFFGRFPTFQGFVYMLVGIFVGCVFWVALGVVLGIVITNDVKRDIITTLVGLPASFASSVFYPLNMIHSSIFKAIVLLNPLTYLAQFLRNAYLFGTFDTTSFLILLVASGLLSLLSYYTARNV, from the coding sequence ATGATGAACTTGAGGATCCTACCTCTTGTGTGGAGAGAGCTTAAGGTTAACACCACGACTCATTTTGTTGTAGGCAAGATTATAGTTCCCACTGCATATCTGTTACTTTTTTCTCTTGGGTTTAGTTATGCATTTAATGGATTCTATTTAAATGGTGAACATGTGCCGTATACATCCTTTTTCTTGCCAGGACTGATTGCGCTCCAAGTTTTCCTGAACTACAGCTATGCCTTGAGCATGGTGAGATGGGATAGAATAACCAACTTAATCACAATAATAAAGATTGCGGGAGTTGGGATGGGAGAATACCTGCTGTCCAAGGTGTTTTCAACGGTTTTATATTCGATGTTGCAGGGAGTGTACCTGATTCTACTCGGGGCAGTGTTTTTTGGACGTTTTCCCACTTTCCAGGGTTTTGTGTACATGCTTGTGGGAATATTTGTAGGTTGTGTTTTCTGGGTTGCTCTTGGAGTGGTGCTTGGGATAGTCATAACAAATGATGTTAAAAGGGACATCATTACGACCTTGGTGGGTTTGCCAGCGTCTTTTGCCAGTTCTGTATTCTATCCCTTGAATATGATACACTCGAGTATTTTCAAAGCTATTGTTTTGCTGAATCCCTTGACGTATTTGGCTCAGTTCCTAAGGAACGCATATCTGTTTGGAACATTTGATACCACATCCTTTTTAATATTGCTTGTTGCCTCCGGGTTGTTATCTCTCCTAAGTTATTACACAGCCAGAAATGTGTAG
- a CDS encoding ABC transporter ATP-binding protein, with translation MKVKVDNLVKVYGDVIALKNVTLSFKAGNIYVLLGPNGAGKTTLVKIISGLIPPTSGDVYVNGLSVTENPSSARNMLRFVPQEPALDWLLSVYDNLYYYAWLLGLPKAERKRAVERVLKKFNLSDYSNFAINQLSGGLQRRVQIARAFLDETRPLLILDEPTIGVDPVGKLQIWELIKDETSSGDILTIVCTNDLSEAEFLGDIIVLLNKKVIRVLKKEDIALEDSVEIVTSSESIIVNRRELNKTLLSLIYDGIEIRSVSPKRPSLMDVFREYFGGGSE, from the coding sequence ATGAAAGTAAAGGTTGATAACTTAGTCAAGGTTTATGGTGATGTTATCGCTCTAAAGAACGTTACTTTAAGCTTTAAAGCTGGAAATATTTATGTGTTGCTTGGTCCAAACGGAGCAGGTAAGACTACACTCGTTAAAATAATTTCCGGTCTTATACCTCCAACCTCTGGTGATGTTTATGTCAATGGTTTAAGTGTTACTGAAAACCCCAGTTCGGCCAGGAACATGCTTCGCTTTGTACCCCAGGAGCCTGCCCTTGACTGGTTGCTCTCTGTGTACGACAATCTATATTACTATGCATGGCTTCTAGGTTTGCCTAAAGCGGAAAGGAAAAGGGCTGTTGAGAGGGTACTAAAAAAATTTAATTTAAGTGATTATTCAAACTTTGCTATCAACCAGCTCTCCGGGGGCCTTCAAAGGCGGGTTCAGATTGCTAGAGCGTTCCTAGATGAAACTAGGCCTCTTCTTATACTTGATGAGCCTACTATTGGAGTTGACCCTGTGGGCAAACTTCAGATTTGGGAACTCATAAAAGATGAGACCTCTTCTGGGGATATCCTCACTATAGTATGTACAAATGACTTGAGTGAGGCTGAGTTTTTGGGGGATATAATTGTTTTGTTGAACAAGAAAGTTATTAGAGTTCTTAAAAAAGAGGATATTGCCCTTGAAGACTCTGTTGAGATTGTTACCTCCTCAGAGTCCATAATCGTTAACAGGAGGGAACTCAACAAAACCCTTCTTTCCCTCATTTATGATGGGATTGAGATAAGGTCAGTATCACCAAAGAGACCCTCTCTGATGGATGTGTTTAGAGAGTATTTTGGAGGTGGTTCCGAATGA
- a CDS encoding polysaccharide deacetylase family protein produces the protein MMMKRSYHFHAYQPGDIVYVHDGSGWDPIKYSERLSPVSLKIRDIEVKGRNWTRAVIKAYEYAGEVLGSLPEKSVSVDFEPFTLYMILRYKPRIYSEIVELLGSHVEAVPTTPFHPIMPHLGRFDQEVLARVSFDFYTPFIGSSDVVGYWLPEAVITRETAEIIAKAAGREVVFLLDERQFVGLNIPQAKYSCNTYRAGEKTAYAFGRDHQLSDAFAFNTLDVEGLIRAVAEGRVDVFKEKEGIPYLVHLASDLEALLANPQQLDRFLGWMRGLDERGVEGVNAVEFVRRKKKGEYKKLEGECSEHFRINIKDYSSWSDYYDLSVDGRTGDMRWLGMRREDGKGINRLYKGKKVSQLWKYAFTKLFRELNRAVRFGVIDLIKKENPDATREEVQEFLVRYSRVFFREHYEYFEMETGIDYIMEPIDGVDPTLAMKLGRIYYLMLLANHSCPRFWENIDTRVTFGNVAVISKALIELMEVYMKEELGERANFLLLEYMKLLAFPQLYYDYDLYKLPGLEGWETTEEAWFESLKSEVPNSSYNVVTRAALYTGKEALPDEVKDALGILYDFEGAVADTGHIPGEAHGHWENREWCEHRG, from the coding sequence ATGATGATGAAGCGCTCCTATCACTTCCACGCTTATCAGCCGGGGGACATAGTCTATGTTCACGACGGATCGGGATGGGATCCGATAAAGTACTCCGAGCGGCTCAGTCCGGTTTCGCTGAAAATCCGGGACATCGAGGTCAAGGGGAGGAACTGGACGAGGGCCGTCATAAAGGCCTATGAGTATGCTGGAGAAGTCCTTGGGAGTTTGCCCGAGAAGAGTGTCAGCGTTGATTTTGAGCCGTTTACCCTTTACATGATACTCAGGTACAAGCCCAGGATATACAGCGAAATAGTGGAGCTTCTTGGGAGTCACGTTGAAGCGGTTCCTACGACTCCTTTCCATCCCATAATGCCCCACCTTGGCAGGTTTGATCAGGAGGTTCTCGCGAGGGTCTCCTTTGACTTTTATACCCCTTTTATCGGGAGCTCGGACGTCGTTGGCTACTGGCTTCCTGAGGCCGTCATAACGAGGGAGACGGCGGAGATCATCGCAAAGGCCGCCGGGAGAGAGGTGGTCTTCCTTCTCGATGAGAGACAGTTCGTCGGCCTCAACATTCCCCAGGCAAAGTACTCCTGCAACACCTACCGGGCCGGAGAAAAAACCGCGTACGCCTTTGGGAGGGATCACCAGCTCAGCGACGCGTTTGCCTTCAACACCCTTGACGTAGAGGGGCTTATTCGGGCGGTGGCTGAGGGGAGAGTCGACGTCTTTAAGGAAAAGGAGGGAATCCCCTACCTAGTTCATCTCGCGAGCGACCTTGAGGCCCTCCTGGCCAATCCGCAGCAGCTAGACCGCTTCCTTGGGTGGATGCGGGGGCTTGACGAGAGGGGTGTTGAAGGCGTGAACGCAGTCGAGTTCGTCCGCAGGAAGAAAAAAGGAGAGTACAAAAAGCTCGAAGGGGAGTGCAGTGAGCACTTCAGGATAAACATAAAGGACTACTCCAGCTGGAGCGACTACTACGACCTCAGCGTTGACGGCAGAACCGGCGATATGAGATGGCTCGGAATGAGGCGGGAGGACGGCAAGGGCATAAACCGCCTCTACAAGGGCAAAAAAGTTTCACAGCTCTGGAAGTACGCCTTCACCAAGCTCTTCCGTGAGCTTAACAGGGCCGTCCGCTTTGGGGTTATTGACCTGATCAAAAAGGAAAATCCCGATGCTACTAGGGAGGAGGTCCAGGAGTTCCTTGTTAGATATTCAAGGGTCTTCTTCCGCGAACACTACGAGTACTTCGAGATGGAGACGGGGATCGACTACATCATGGAGCCGATAGACGGCGTTGATCCAACGCTGGCCATGAAGCTTGGCAGAATATACTACCTGATGCTCCTGGCCAACCACTCCTGCCCCCGCTTCTGGGAGAACATAGACACGAGGGTCACCTTCGGCAACGTCGCAGTCATTAGCAAGGCCCTCATAGAGCTGATGGAAGTCTATATGAAGGAGGAACTTGGAGAAAGGGCCAACTTCCTCCTCCTTGAGTACATGAAGCTCCTGGCTTTTCCACAGCTCTACTACGACTACGACCTCTACAAGCTCCCCGGATTGGAGGGCTGGGAAACCACTGAAGAGGCCTGGTTCGAATCACTAAAGAGCGAGGTCCCCAACAGCTCCTACAACGTTGTCACGAGGGCGGCGCTTTACACTGGAAAGGAGGCCCTCCCCGATGAGGTCAAGGACGCCCTGGGGATACTCTACGATTTCGAGGGGGCAGTTGCGGATACAGGGCACATACCCGGTGAGGCGCATGGGCACTGGGAGAACCGGGAGTGGTGCGAGCACAGGGGATAA